From Streptomyces sp. NBC_01460, a single genomic window includes:
- a CDS encoding 3'-5' exonuclease, which translates to MEASHPAVRNTPRYRHVVVDEAQDLSASHRRMLRAMVPRGPNDIFLVGDAHQRIYAHHVILGRLGIETRGRAARRLTLNYRTTREFLRSAGGLVTGETFDDLDGGDDSLQGYRSVLTGMAPQFWRAPDWHAEMRAVATLIQEHHDNYGTPYRAMAISVPDGAAATQMAGMLARAPFGIPAVELGRDGVRGDRDAVRIGTMYRFKGLEFQRVFLTSVSDGQIPHQRIEQHRPANPDRYRQEEQRARSLVFVAATRARDELVITWNGRSSRFLPRRRRTHSPCCLDARLTRRVAVGVGGSLNGAARVPRR; encoded by the coding sequence GTGGAGGCGAGCCATCCGGCCGTCCGGAATACACCGCGATACCGCCACGTCGTCGTGGACGAGGCGCAGGACCTGTCCGCCTCGCACCGGCGGATGCTCCGGGCCATGGTCCCGAGGGGCCCGAACGACATCTTCCTTGTCGGCGACGCCCACCAGCGCATCTACGCCCACCATGTCATCCTCGGCAGGCTCGGAATCGAGACACGGGGACGCGCCGCACGCCGGCTCACCCTCAACTACCGGACCACACGCGAATTCCTCCGCAGCGCGGGCGGCCTCGTCACAGGTGAGACTTTCGACGACCTCGACGGAGGCGACGACAGCCTTCAGGGCTACCGGTCGGTGCTGACGGGCATGGCTCCCCAATTCTGGCGGGCTCCTGACTGGCATGCCGAGATGCGGGCTGTCGCCACTCTGATTCAGGAGCACCACGACAACTACGGCACGCCCTACCGGGCCATGGCGATCAGCGTCCCCGACGGTGCTGCGGCCACCCAGATGGCGGGCATGCTTGCCCGTGCCCCTTTCGGCATCCCGGCTGTGGAACTCGGCAGGGACGGCGTGCGGGGTGATCGAGATGCCGTACGCATCGGCACCATGTACCGCTTCAAGGGCTTGGAGTTCCAGCGCGTCTTTCTGACCTCGGTGAGTGACGGTCAGATTCCGCACCAGCGCATCGAGCAGCATCGTCCTGCCAACCCGGATCGCTACCGGCAGGAGGAACAACGGGCCCGTTCCCTTGTTTTCGTGGCCGCCACCCGCGCCCGCGATGAACTGGTCATCACCTGGAACGGCCGTTCAAGCCGCTTCCTCCCCCGAAGACGCCGCACGCACAGCCCGTGCTGCCTCGACGCTCGTCTCACCCGACGGGTCGCCGTCGGGGTCGGCGGCAGCCTGAACGGAGCCGCTCGGGTGCCGAGGCGTTAA
- a CDS encoding response regulator, with product MGKTRTQVLRSTYPRRVSGAYGRVLVVDDNKVIRQLIRVNLELEGFEVVTAADGVECLDLVHEVCPDVITLDVVMPRLDGLQTAARLRADPRTEHLPVAVISACTPHEADSGAAAGVDAFLAKPFEPSELVRMVRRLARREDPAPFDGRRGAGTAGSTAG from the coding sequence GTGGGCAAAACCCGGACGCAGGTACTCCGCTCGACCTACCCTCGAAGGGTGTCAGGGGCGTACGGCCGCGTGCTTGTTGTCGACGACAACAAGGTCATCCGGCAGCTGATCAGGGTCAATCTCGAGCTGGAGGGCTTCGAGGTCGTGACCGCGGCCGATGGCGTCGAGTGCCTGGACCTGGTGCACGAGGTCTGCCCGGACGTGATCACCCTCGATGTGGTGATGCCCCGGCTCGACGGACTGCAGACCGCGGCCCGGCTGCGCGCCGATCCACGGACCGAGCACCTTCCCGTCGCCGTCATCAGCGCCTGTACGCCCCACGAGGCGGACTCCGGCGCGGCCGCCGGGGTCGACGCCTTCCTGGCCAAGCCCTTCGAGCCGAGCGAGCTGGTGCGCATGGTGCGCCGGCTGGCCCGCCGGGAGGATCCCGCCCCGTTCGACGGCAGGCGCGGCGCGGGGACGGCGGGGAGCACGGCCGGCTGA
- the nrtL gene encoding ArgS-related anticodon-binding protein NrtL — MTPADLSRTVLRAVRRAVDEDALRAPVPARVRVERTRPGGSGDYACAVALQLAGPAGLPARGVAEILRERVAGAPGIGRVEITGPGFLNFTLDATTGAETRAARVREVRELGLRYGRVTTEAGRLQRLHHPREIRAAVLAQTVARLLRTQGGQVIVSCTEEPGPRWEELGVRTGPHPGAEETEKTVESAGIRAVPAGATAGALVDRLGRDAALWGLQRPAAHDHAPLGDGLLVQGETNPLFLVRYAHARARALTREAARLGLTAGYDTDVDAPALHTALADHPGVLATAARLHAPDRVARHLETVADAFLDFHGTTPPLPVGDEKPSAAHRSRLALAEAAGTVLAGGLFVLGIHAPPHV, encoded by the coding sequence GTGACCCCCGCCGATCTCTCCCGGACCGTGCTGCGCGCCGTGCGCCGCGCGGTCGACGAGGACGCCCTGCGCGCCCCCGTCCCCGCGCGGGTGCGGGTGGAGAGGACACGGCCCGGGGGGAGCGGGGACTACGCCTGCGCGGTGGCCCTGCAGCTGGCGGGGCCCGCGGGGCTCCCGGCGCGCGGAGTGGCCGAGATCCTGCGGGAACGGGTCGCGGGCGCGCCCGGCATCGGGCGGGTCGAGATCACCGGCCCCGGATTCCTGAACTTCACGCTCGACGCGACGACCGGCGCCGAGACCCGCGCCGCACGCGTGCGCGAGGTGCGCGAGCTGGGCCTCCGGTACGGGAGGGTCACCACGGAGGCCGGGCGCCTCCAGCGCCTCCACCATCCCCGCGAGATCCGGGCCGCCGTACTCGCGCAGACCGTGGCGCGTCTCCTGCGCACCCAGGGCGGTCAGGTGATCGTCAGCTGCACGGAGGAGCCCGGCCCCCGCTGGGAGGAGCTGGGGGTCAGGACCGGCCCGCACCCCGGGGCCGAGGAGACGGAGAAGACGGTGGAGAGCGCCGGGATCCGCGCCGTCCCCGCCGGTGCCACGGCCGGGGCGCTGGTGGACCGGCTGGGCCGCGACGCCGCGCTCTGGGGGCTCCAGCGGCCCGCCGCCCACGACCACGCGCCCCTGGGGGACGGCCTCCTCGTACAGGGGGAGACCAACCCGCTCTTCCTGGTCCGCTACGCCCACGCCCGCGCCCGCGCGCTGACCCGTGAGGCGGCGCGGCTCGGCCTCACCGCCGGGTACGACACCGACGTCGACGCGCCCGCGCTGCACACCGCGCTCGCCGACCACCCCGGCGTGCTCGCCACCGCCGCACGCCTGCACGCGCCCGACCGGGTCGCCCGGCACCTGGAGACCGTGGCGGACGCCTTCCTCGACTTCCACGGCACGACCCCGCCGCTCCCCGTCGGCGACGAGAAACCCTCGGCCGCCCACCGTTCCCGGCTGGCCCTTGCCGAAGCCGCCGGGACGGTGCTGGCCGGCGGCCTGTTCGTGCTCGGCATCCACGCGCCCCCACACGTCTGA
- the lysA gene encoding diaminopimelate decarboxylase, producing MSRSAHPAGPRHADVLPEGHYSAPATDLNELDAKVWSRTVTRDADGALTVGGMEVARLAEEFGTPAYFLDESDFRARCRAWADAFGPDADVFYAGKAFLSRAVVRWLTEEGLNLDVCSGGELATALDAGMPAERIAFHGNNKTVAEIERAVEAGVGRIVLDSFQEIVRVAHTAQRLGTRQRVQIRVTVGVEAHTHEFIATAHEDQKFGIALAGGQAAEAVRRALTLDGLELIGIHSHIGSQIFDMAGFEVSARRVVQLLAEVRDEHGVELPEIDLGGGLGIAYTSDDDPREPHEIAKSLGDIVTRECEAAGLRTPRISVEPGRAIVGPTAFTLYEVGTIKPLEGLRTYVSVDGGMSDNIRTALYDAEYSVALVSRTSDAEPMLVRVVGKHCESGDIVVKDAFLPSDLAPGDLIAVPATGAYCRSMASNYNHALRPPVVAVRDGQARVIVRRETEEDLLRLDVG from the coding sequence ATGAGCCGATCCGCACACCCCGCCGGCCCCCGCCACGCCGACGTCCTTCCCGAGGGCCACTACTCCGCCCCGGCCACCGACCTGAACGAGCTGGACGCGAAGGTCTGGTCCCGTACCGTCACCCGTGACGCCGACGGCGCGCTCACCGTCGGCGGGATGGAAGTCGCCCGTCTCGCCGAGGAGTTCGGCACCCCGGCGTACTTCCTGGACGAGTCGGACTTCCGGGCGCGCTGCCGTGCCTGGGCGGACGCCTTCGGGCCGGACGCCGACGTGTTCTACGCGGGGAAGGCCTTCCTGTCGCGCGCCGTGGTGCGCTGGCTCACGGAGGAGGGGCTGAACCTCGACGTCTGCTCCGGCGGTGAGCTGGCCACCGCGCTGGACGCCGGGATGCCCGCCGAGCGCATCGCCTTCCACGGCAACAACAAGACCGTCGCCGAGATCGAGCGGGCCGTCGAGGCGGGCGTCGGGCGGATCGTGCTGGACTCGTTCCAGGAGATCGTCCGGGTCGCGCACACCGCCCAGCGGCTCGGCACCCGCCAGCGCGTGCAGATCCGGGTCACGGTCGGCGTCGAGGCCCACACCCACGAGTTCATCGCCACCGCCCACGAGGACCAGAAGTTCGGCATCGCGCTGGCGGGCGGCCAGGCGGCGGAGGCGGTCCGCAGGGCGCTCACGCTGGACGGCCTGGAGCTCATCGGCATCCACTCGCACATCGGCTCGCAGATCTTCGACATGGCCGGCTTCGAGGTGTCCGCGCGGCGCGTGGTGCAGCTGCTCGCCGAGGTCCGCGACGAGCACGGTGTCGAGCTCCCCGAGATCGACCTCGGCGGAGGCCTCGGCATCGCGTACACCAGCGACGACGACCCGCGCGAGCCCCACGAGATCGCCAAGTCGCTCGGCGACATCGTGACCAGGGAGTGCGAGGCGGCCGGCCTGCGGACCCCCCGCATCTCCGTCGAGCCGGGCCGGGCGATCGTCGGCCCCACCGCGTTCACGCTGTACGAGGTCGGCACCATCAAGCCCCTGGAGGGGCTGCGGACGTACGTGAGCGTCGACGGCGGGATGTCGGACAACATCCGCACCGCGCTGTACGACGCCGAGTACAGCGTCGCGCTCGTCTCGCGCACCTCCGACGCCGAGCCGATGCTGGTACGCGTCGTCGGAAAGCACTGCGAGAGTGGTGACATCGTGGTCAAGGACGCGTTCCTGCCGTCCGACCTGGCTCCCGGCGACCTGATCGCCGTGCCCGCCACCGGCGCGTACTGCCGTTCCATGGCGAGCAACTACAACCACGCCCTGCGCCCGCCGGTCGTCGCTGTGCGCGACGGACAGGCCCGGGTCATCGTCCGGCGCGAGACGGAGGAAGATCTCCTGCGGCTCGATGTCGGCTGA
- a CDS encoding homoserine dehydrogenase — MMRTRPLKVALLGCGVVGSEVARIMTTHADDLAARIGAPVELAGVAVRRPSKVREGIDPALITTDATALVKRGDIDVVVEVIGGIEPARTLITTAFEHGAGVVSANKALLAEDGSALHAAAEKHGRDLYYEAAVAGAIPLVRPLRESLAGDKVNRVLGIVNGTTNFILDKMDTSGAGYSEALDEATALGYAEADPTADVEGFDAAAKAAILAGIAFHTRVRIGEVHREGITEVTAADIASARRMGCTVKLLAICERAADGNSVTARVHPAMIPLSHPLASVREAYNAVFVEAEAAGQLMFYGPGAGGAPTASAVLGDLVAVCRNIIGATTGPGESAYTRLPVSPMGDVVTRYHISLDVADKPGVLAQVATVFAEQGVSIDTVRQQSRPDSQETGGEASLVVVTHRAPDAALSGTVEALRKLDTVRGVASIMRVEGE, encoded by the coding sequence ATGATGCGTACGCGTCCGCTGAAGGTGGCGCTGCTGGGCTGTGGAGTGGTCGGCTCAGAGGTGGCGCGCATCATGACGACGCACGCCGACGACCTCGCCGCGCGCATCGGTGCCCCGGTCGAGCTCGCCGGTGTGGCCGTCCGCCGGCCCTCCAAGGTGCGGGAGGGAATCGACCCCGCGCTGATCACCACCGACGCGACCGCCCTGGTCAAACGGGGCGACATCGACGTCGTCGTGGAGGTCATCGGGGGCATCGAGCCCGCCCGCACGCTCATCACGACCGCCTTCGAGCACGGCGCGGGCGTCGTCTCGGCCAACAAGGCGCTGCTCGCCGAGGACGGCTCCGCGCTCCACGCCGCCGCAGAGAAGCACGGCCGCGACCTCTACTACGAGGCGGCCGTCGCCGGCGCCATCCCGCTCGTACGGCCGCTGCGCGAGTCCCTCGCGGGGGACAAGGTCAACCGGGTGCTCGGCATCGTCAACGGCACGACCAACTTCATCCTCGACAAGATGGACACCAGCGGCGCCGGGTACTCCGAGGCGCTCGACGAGGCCACCGCGCTCGGGTACGCCGAGGCCGACCCGACCGCCGACGTGGAGGGCTTCGACGCCGCCGCGAAGGCCGCCATCCTCGCCGGCATCGCCTTCCACACCCGGGTGAGGATCGGCGAGGTGCACCGCGAGGGCATCACCGAGGTCACCGCCGCCGACATCGCCTCCGCCCGCCGCATGGGCTGCACCGTCAAGCTCCTCGCCATCTGCGAGCGCGCCGCCGACGGCAATTCGGTCACCGCCCGCGTGCACCCCGCGATGATCCCGCTCAGCCACCCGCTGGCCTCCGTCCGCGAGGCGTACAACGCGGTCTTCGTCGAGGCCGAGGCCGCCGGGCAGCTGATGTTCTACGGTCCCGGCGCCGGCGGCGCCCCGACCGCGTCCGCGGTCCTCGGTGACCTCGTCGCGGTGTGCCGCAACATCATCGGCGCGACCACCGGCCCCGGTGAGTCCGCGTACACGCGCCTGCCCGTCAGCCCCATGGGCGATGTCGTCACGCGCTACCACATCAGCCTCGACGTGGCCGACAAGCCTGGCGTACTCGCCCAGGTCGCGACGGTCTTCGCCGAACAGGGCGTGTCGATCGACACGGTCCGCCAGCAGAGCCGGCCGGACAGTCAGGAAACCGGCGGCGAGGCATCTCTCGTCGTCGTCACCCACCGCGCGCCCGACGCCGCCCTCTCCGGGACCGTCGAAGCGCTGCGCAAGCTGGACACCGTGCGCGGTGTGGCCAGCATCATGCGTGTTGAAGGGGAGTAA
- the thrC gene encoding threonine synthase, with protein sequence MTSKGTHQWRGIIEEYRDRLPVTSTTPVVTLREGGTPLVPAQVLSERTGCEVHLKVEGANPTGSFKDRGMTMAITRAKEEGAQAVICASTGNTSASAAAYAVRAGMVCAVLVPQGKIALGKMGQALVHGAKILQVDGNFDDCLTLARSLSDNYPVALVNSVNPVRIEGQKTAAFEIVDALGDAPDIHVLPVGNAGNITAYWKGYKEYAGDGVSTHSPRMWGFQASGSAPIVRGEIVKDPATIATAIRIGNPASWQFALDARDESGGFIDEVTDRQILSAYRLLASQEGVFVEPASAASVAGLLKAAEEGKVDPGQKIVCTVTGNGLKDPDWAVAGAPQPVTVPVDAVAAAEKLGLA encoded by the coding sequence ATGACCAGCAAGGGCACCCACCAGTGGCGCGGCATCATCGAGGAGTACCGGGACCGTCTTCCGGTCACGAGCACGACGCCGGTCGTCACACTCCGTGAGGGCGGCACGCCGCTCGTCCCGGCGCAGGTCCTCTCCGAGCGCACGGGCTGCGAGGTGCACCTCAAGGTCGAGGGCGCCAACCCCACCGGGTCGTTCAAGGACCGCGGCATGACCATGGCCATCACCCGGGCCAAGGAGGAGGGGGCGCAGGCCGTCATCTGCGCCTCCACCGGCAACACCTCGGCCTCCGCCGCCGCGTACGCGGTGCGCGCCGGCATGGTCTGCGCCGTCCTCGTGCCGCAGGGCAAGATCGCGCTCGGCAAGATGGGGCAGGCGCTCGTCCACGGCGCGAAGATCCTCCAGGTCGACGGCAACTTCGACGACTGCCTGACCCTGGCCCGCAGCCTCTCGGACAACTACCCGGTGGCGCTGGTCAATTCGGTCAATCCGGTCCGCATCGAGGGCCAGAAGACCGCCGCGTTCGAGATCGTCGACGCGCTCGGCGACGCCCCCGACATCCACGTCCTGCCGGTGGGCAACGCGGGCAACATCACGGCGTACTGGAAGGGCTACAAGGAGTACGCGGGGGACGGCGTCTCCACGCACTCCCCGCGCATGTGGGGCTTCCAGGCGTCCGGTTCCGCGCCGATCGTGCGCGGCGAGATCGTCAAGGACCCGGCGACCATCGCCACCGCGATCCGCATCGGCAACCCGGCGTCCTGGCAGTTCGCGCTGGACGCGCGCGACGAGTCGGGCGGCTTCATCGACGAAGTGACCGACCGTCAGATCCTGTCGGCGTACCGCCTGCTGGCCTCCCAGGAGGGCGTCTTCGTCGAGCCCGCCTCGGCGGCGTCGGTGGCCGGTCTGCTCAAGGCGGCCGAAGAGGGCAAGGTCGACCCCGGCCAGAAGATCGTCTGCACCGTCACCGGCAACGGCCTCAAGGACCCCGACTGGGCCGTCGCGGGCGCGCCGCAGCCGGTCACCGTGCCGGTGGACGCCGTGGCCGCGGCCGAGAAGCTGGGCCTCGCGTAA
- the thrB gene encoding homoserine kinase: MAGPAFRAAAVRVRVPATSANLGPGFDALGLSLGLYDDVVVRVADSGLHIDIAGEGAETLPRDENHLLVRSLRTAFDLLGGQPHGLEIVCANRIPHGRGLGSSSAAICAGIVAARAVTTGGEARLDDAALLELATEIEGHPDNVAACLLGGFTLAWMDGGAARAIRMDPADSVVPVVFVPATPVLTETARGLLPRTVPHVDAAANAGRAALLVEALTRRPELLLAATEDRIHQEYRGPAMPQSVELVNRLRADGVPAVISGAGPTVLALTEEGSADKVARLAGEGWAANRLALDAAGASVLPLAA, encoded by the coding sequence ATGGCCGGTCCCGCGTTCCGAGCCGCCGCCGTCCGGGTGCGCGTCCCCGCAACCAGCGCCAACCTGGGCCCGGGTTTCGACGCCCTCGGCCTCTCGCTGGGGCTCTACGACGACGTCGTCGTCCGGGTCGCCGATTCCGGGCTGCACATCGACATCGCGGGTGAGGGCGCCGAGACGCTGCCCCGCGACGAGAACCACCTGCTCGTACGCTCCCTGCGCACGGCCTTCGACCTGCTCGGCGGGCAGCCCCACGGCCTCGAGATCGTCTGCGCCAACCGCATCCCGCACGGCCGCGGCCTCGGTTCCTCCTCCGCCGCCATCTGCGCCGGGATCGTCGCCGCCCGCGCCGTGACGACCGGTGGCGAGGCCCGTCTCGACGACGCCGCCCTGCTGGAGCTGGCCACCGAGATCGAGGGTCACCCCGACAACGTCGCCGCGTGTCTCCTCGGCGGATTCACCCTCGCCTGGATGGACGGCGGAGCCGCCAGGGCGATCCGGATGGACCCCGCGGACTCCGTCGTTCCGGTGGTCTTCGTGCCGGCCACGCCGGTGCTCACCGAGACCGCCCGCGGCCTGCTGCCGCGCACCGTCCCCCATGTGGACGCCGCGGCCAACGCCGGCCGTGCGGCCCTGCTCGTCGAGGCCCTGACCAGGCGCCCCGAGCTGCTGCTGGCCGCCACCGAGGACCGGATCCACCAGGAGTACCGGGGCCCGGCGATGCCGCAGAGCGTGGAGCTGGTGAACCGGCTGCGCGCCGACGGCGTCCCCGCTGTCATCTCCGGCGCGGGGCCCACCGTGCTCGCGCTGACGGAGGAAGGTTCGGCCGACAAGGTCGCCCGGCTGGCGGGTGAGGGCTGGGCCGCGAACCGGCTCGCTCTCGACGCCGCCGGCGCGAGCGTGTTGCCGCTCGCCGCGTAG
- the rho gene encoding transcription termination factor Rho: MSDTTDLMGVTADKSVDSSVPAEGAATGTTARRRRSGTGLEGMVLAELQQVASGLGIRGTARMRKSQLIEVIKEAQAGGSSAPASKAAASAGTDAASKPKRRATSKSRTGDETAAAPAADKAAAQQQIDIPGQPANDEQPAGERRRRRATAQAGSPDTKGESKAEARTEPKAEPKSEPKGEGRQDRSDERGEVKADAKAESATDTAEGRRGDRQDGRRGDRQDRGDRGDRRDRQRDRRGKGDDQGQQGGGRRQGQQGGGQNQGPQGGGPQQDDGFDDEGGRRGRRGRYRDRRGRRGRDDFAPDVQVADDDVLIPVAGILDILDNYAFIRTSGYLPGPNDVYVSLAQVRKNGLRKGDHVTGAVRQPKDGERREKFNALVRLDSVNGMAPESGRGRPEFQKLTPLYPQDRLRLETDSNVLTTRIIDLVAPIGKGQRGLIVAPPKTGKTMILQAIANAITVNSPECHLMVVLVDERPEEVTDMQRSVKGEVISSTFDRPAEDHTTVAELAIERAKRLVELGHDVVVLLDSITRLGRAYNLAAPASGRILSGGVDSTALYPPKRFFGAARNIEDGGSLTILATALVETGSRMDEVIFEEFKGTGNMELKLDRKLSDKRIFPAVDVDASSTRKEEILLGTDELAVTWKLRRVLHALDQQQAIELLLDRMKKTQSNAEFLLQIQKTTPGSGNGND; the protein is encoded by the coding sequence GTGAGCGACACCACCGATCTGATGGGCGTGACTGCCGACAAGAGCGTCGACAGCTCCGTGCCCGCCGAAGGTGCTGCCACTGGCACCACCGCACGGCGCCGCCGCTCCGGCACCGGCCTCGAGGGCATGGTCCTGGCCGAGCTGCAGCAGGTCGCGTCCGGCCTCGGCATCAGGGGGACTGCGCGGATGCGCAAGAGCCAGCTGATCGAGGTCATCAAGGAGGCGCAGGCCGGAGGCTCCTCCGCCCCCGCCTCCAAGGCCGCCGCGTCCGCCGGTACGGACGCCGCGAGCAAGCCGAAGCGGCGCGCCACGTCCAAGTCGCGCACCGGTGACGAGACCGCTGCCGCCCCGGCCGCCGACAAGGCCGCCGCCCAGCAGCAGATCGACATTCCCGGTCAGCCGGCCAACGACGAGCAGCCCGCGGGCGAGCGCCGCCGTCGCCGGGCCACCGCGCAGGCGGGGAGCCCCGACACCAAGGGCGAGTCCAAGGCCGAGGCCAGGACCGAGCCGAAGGCGGAGCCGAAGTCCGAGCCGAAGGGCGAGGGCCGTCAGGACCGCTCCGACGAGCGCGGCGAGGTGAAGGCCGACGCGAAGGCCGAGTCCGCCACGGACACCGCCGAGGGCCGTCGCGGTGACCGCCAGGACGGCCGTCGCGGTGACCGCCAGGACCGCGGTGACCGCGGGGACCGCCGGGACCGTCAGCGCGACCGCCGCGGCAAGGGCGACGACCAGGGCCAGCAGGGCGGCGGACGCCGTCAGGGCCAGCAGGGCGGCGGCCAGAACCAGGGCCCGCAGGGCGGCGGCCCCCAGCAGGACGACGGTTTCGACGACGAGGGCGGCCGTCGCGGCCGCCGGGGCCGTTACCGCGACCGCCGCGGCCGTCGTGGCCGTGACGACTTCGCGCCCGACGTCCAGGTGGCCGACGACGACGTCCTGATCCCCGTCGCGGGCATCCTCGACATCCTCGACAACTACGCGTTCATCCGGACCTCCGGCTACCTGCCGGGCCCCAACGACGTGTACGTCTCGCTCGCCCAGGTCCGCAAGAACGGCCTGCGCAAGGGTGACCACGTCACCGGTGCGGTGCGCCAGCCCAAGGACGGCGAGCGCCGCGAGAAGTTCAACGCGCTGGTCCGTCTGGACTCCGTCAACGGCATGGCGCCGGAGAGCGGCCGCGGCCGTCCCGAGTTCCAGAAGCTGACCCCGCTGTACCCGCAGGACCGGCTCCGCCTGGAGACCGACTCCAACGTCCTGACCACCCGGATCATCGACCTGGTCGCACCGATCGGCAAGGGCCAGCGAGGCCTGATCGTGGCCCCGCCGAAGACCGGTAAGACCATGATCCTGCAGGCCATCGCCAACGCGATCACGGTCAACAGCCCCGAGTGCCACCTGATGGTCGTCCTGGTCGACGAGCGTCCGGAAGAGGTCACCGACATGCAGCGGTCGGTGAAGGGCGAGGTCATCTCCTCGACCTTCGACCGTCCCGCCGAGGACCACACCACGGTCGCCGAGCTCGCCATCGAGCGCGCGAAGCGCCTCGTGGAGCTGGGCCACGACGTCGTGGTCCTGCTGGACTCGATCACCCGTCTGGGCCGCGCCTACAACCTGGCGGCACCGGCTTCCGGCCGCATCCTGTCCGGTGGTGTCGACTCGACCGCGCTGTACCCGCCGAAGCGCTTCTTCGGTGCCGCGCGCAACATCGAGGACGGCGGCTCGCTGACGATCCTGGCCACCGCGCTCGTCGAGACCGGCTCGCGCATGGACGAGGTGATCTTCGAGGAGTTCAAGGGCACCGGCAACATGGAGCTCAAGCTCGACCGGAAGCTCTCCGACAAGCGCATCTTCCCGGCGGTGGACGTCGACGCGTCCAGCACCCGTAAGGAAGAGATCCTTCTCGGCACCGATGAACTGGCCGTCACCTGGAAGCTGCGCCGGGTTCTTCACGCACTCGACCAGCAGCAGGCCATCGAACTGCTGCTGGACCGCATGAAGAAGACGCAGTCGAATGCGGAGTTCCTGCTCCAGATCCAGAAGACGACTCCCGGCAGCGGCAACGGGAACGACTGA
- a CDS encoding LCP family protein, whose protein sequence is MSEQSRSTGRIRGTGSRRRKPSRARRVKRIALWGAAALVVVGGSGLGYAYFTLNGNLKGVDIDAALGAERPDDVDNGSQDILVLGSDSRSGANAKYGEDEGSARSDTAMVVHVDKGHTSASVVSVPRDTLVDRPACASDTTGEQVRGQKQTMFNTAYAVGGPACAVKTVEKMSGIRMDHYVEVDFTGFKKLIDELGGVKITTAKAIDDPNSHLALKPGPHVLSGEQSLGLVRTRESVGDGSDLGRIQLQQAFVKALMDQAKSVGVFSDPQTLFGLADTATKAVTTDSELASVKKLTGFANGLKGLGSSNVDMVTLPVEYDPESPNRVLPQEKAGQQVWAALKQDKPIPASATAKSAGDKGDAGKVVR, encoded by the coding sequence ATGAGCGAGCAGAGCAGGAGCACCGGCCGAATACGTGGCACCGGAAGCCGCCGGAGGAAGCCGTCGCGGGCCCGCCGGGTGAAGCGGATCGCCCTGTGGGGCGCGGCCGCCCTGGTGGTCGTCGGCGGGTCCGGGCTCGGTTACGCCTACTTCACCCTCAACGGGAATCTGAAGGGCGTCGACATCGACGCCGCGCTGGGCGCCGAGCGTCCCGACGACGTGGACAACGGCTCGCAGGACATCCTGGTGCTCGGATCGGACTCCCGCTCCGGCGCCAACGCGAAGTACGGCGAGGACGAGGGGTCGGCGCGGTCGGACACCGCGATGGTCGTGCACGTCGACAAGGGCCACACGTCGGCGAGCGTGGTCTCCGTCCCCAGGGACACCCTCGTCGACCGCCCCGCCTGTGCGAGCGACACCACCGGCGAGCAGGTCCGCGGGCAGAAGCAGACCATGTTCAACACGGCGTACGCCGTCGGCGGCCCCGCCTGTGCCGTGAAGACCGTCGAGAAGATGTCCGGCATCCGCATGGACCACTACGTCGAGGTCGACTTCACCGGGTTCAAGAAGCTCATCGACGAGCTCGGCGGTGTGAAGATCACCACCGCGAAGGCGATCGACGACCCCAACAGCCACCTCGCGCTCAAGCCCGGCCCGCACGTCCTGAGCGGGGAGCAGTCCCTCGGTCTCGTCCGTACGCGTGAGAGCGTCGGGGACGGCAGTGACCTGGGCCGTATCCAGCTCCAGCAGGCGTTCGTCAAGGCGTTGATGGACCAGGCGAAGAGCGTCGGGGTCTTCTCCGACCCGCAGACGCTCTTCGGGCTCGCCGACACCGCGACCAAGGCCGTCACCACCGACTCCGAGCTGGCCTCCGTCAAGAAGCTCACCGGCTTCGCCAACGGGCTCAAGGGCCTCGGCTCGTCGAACGTCGACATGGTCACGCTGCCCGTGGAGTACGACCCCGAGTCCCCGAACCGGGTACTGCCGCAGGAGAAGGCCGGACAGCAGGTGTGGGCGGCGCTCAAGCAGGACAAGCCCATCCCGGCGTCCGCCACCGCGAAGTCGGCCGGCGACAAGGGCGACGCGGGGAAGGTCGTGCGGTAA
- the rpmE gene encoding 50S ribosomal protein L31, which yields MKRDIHPQYVETQVSCTCGASFTTRSTLDGGAIRADVCSECHPFYTGKQKILDTGGRVARFEARFGKAAGSASK from the coding sequence TTGAAGCGCGACATTCACCCCCAGTACGTCGAGACCCAGGTCAGCTGCACCTGTGGCGCGTCGTTCACCACCCGGAGCACCCTGGACGGCGGCGCGATCCGTGCCGACGTCTGCTCCGAGTGCCACCCGTTCTACACGGGCAAGCAGAAGATCCTCGACACCGGTGGCCGCGTGGCCCGCTTCGAGGCCCGCTTCGGCAAGGCCGCCGGCTCCGCCAGCAAGTAG